A genomic stretch from Erwinia sp. E_sp_B01_1 includes:
- a CDS encoding fumarylacetoacetate hydrolase family protein, which yields MKLLRYGQPGEERPAMLDAQGKLRDLSGVIEDLSDNALLPASLDKLRKLNTDALPLVEGNPRIAACVGNVGKFICIGLNYADHAAETGAEIPKQPVVFSKWTSAIVGPNDAVEIPRDSQKTDWEVELGVVIGKGGRYISEAEALSHVAGYCVINDVSEREFQIERGGTWDKGKGCDTFGPLGPWLVTTDEIADPNQLHLWLEVDGKRYQDGNTSTMIFKIPEIISYLSRFMSLQPGDVISTGTPPGVGMGQKPPVYLRAGQEIRLGIEGLGEQCQITTQA from the coding sequence ATGAAATTATTACGTTATGGTCAGCCCGGAGAAGAGCGTCCGGCCATGCTGGATGCGCAGGGCAAACTCCGCGATCTCTCCGGGGTGATTGAAGATCTTTCTGATAATGCCCTGCTCCCGGCCTCGCTGGATAAGCTTCGCAAGCTCAATACTGACGCTTTACCGCTGGTGGAAGGCAATCCAAGAATTGCAGCCTGTGTGGGCAATGTGGGCAAGTTTATCTGCATCGGCCTGAATTATGCCGATCACGCCGCAGAGACCGGGGCTGAAATTCCAAAGCAACCGGTGGTATTCAGTAAATGGACCAGCGCTATCGTGGGGCCGAATGACGCGGTCGAAATTCCCCGTGACTCACAAAAGACCGACTGGGAAGTGGAGCTTGGCGTGGTGATTGGCAAAGGGGGCCGCTATATCAGCGAGGCGGAGGCACTTTCCCATGTTGCCGGTTATTGCGTGATCAACGATGTCTCTGAACGTGAGTTTCAGATCGAGCGGGGCGGCACCTGGGATAAAGGCAAAGGTTGCGACACCTTTGGGCCACTCGGGCCGTGGCTGGTGACGACCGATGAGATAGCGGATCCGAATCAGCTGCATCTCTGGCTGGAGGTGGACGGCAAACGCTATCAGGACGGTAACACCAGCACCATGATCTTTAAAATTCCGGAAATCATCAGTTATCTCAGCCGTTTTATGAGCCTGCAACCCGGCGATGTTATCTCTACCGGCACGCCGCCAGGCGTGGGTATGGGCCAGAAGCCACCGGTCTACTTACGGGCCGGGCAAGAGATTCGTCTGGGGATTGAAGGGCTGGGCGAACAGTGTCAAATCACCACTCAGGCATAA
- a CDS encoding FadR/GntR family transcriptional regulator — MPIKKLENPRIYRQIADQLKMLIASGEFPPGSKLPAERDLASQLQVSRASVREALIALEVIGLVDVRVGNGVIVCDIASPPSEEPVMMQAGRDQWADVDDELDIQLDFSAELPPFSLLQTRRLIEPETAALAARHASEAELALIEQAYQQNCRDNRQGSATHPGDRLFHIRIAQASGNPAYAFVIAHLLGHRYGSMFRSLQQHYTPQDMPHRSETEHLAILQALKARDPRAAKKAMKDHLDAVIEIFGRG; from the coding sequence ATGCCGATAAAAAAATTAGAAAATCCAAGAATTTACCGACAGATTGCCGATCAGCTAAAAATGCTGATTGCCAGCGGTGAATTCCCTCCCGGCAGCAAGCTTCCGGCAGAACGCGATCTGGCCAGTCAGTTACAGGTCAGCCGGGCTTCGGTGCGCGAAGCTTTAATTGCGCTGGAGGTGATAGGGCTGGTGGATGTGCGGGTAGGCAACGGCGTGATTGTCTGCGATATCGCTTCACCGCCTTCAGAAGAGCCGGTGATGATGCAGGCAGGCCGCGATCAGTGGGCAGATGTGGATGATGAACTGGATATCCAGCTGGATTTCAGTGCGGAGCTGCCGCCCTTTTCTCTGCTGCAAACCCGCAGACTGATTGAACCTGAAACTGCTGCCCTGGCTGCGCGCCACGCTTCAGAAGCTGAACTGGCGTTGATTGAACAGGCTTATCAGCAGAACTGCAGGGATAACCGTCAGGGTTCAGCGACGCATCCGGGTGACAGGCTTTTCCATATTCGTATTGCGCAGGCCAGCGGCAATCCAGCCTATGCTTTTGTGATTGCGCATCTGCTGGGCCACCGCTATGGCAGCATGTTCCGCAGCCTGCAACAGCATTACACCCCGCAGGATATGCCCCACCGTTCTGAAACCGAACATCTGGCGATCCTGCAGGCGCTGAAAGCCCGCGATCCGCGAGCGGCTAAAAAAGCGATGAAGGATCACCTGGATGCAGTGATTGAGATTTTCGGGCGGGGATAA
- the narJ gene encoding nitrate reductase molybdenum cofactor assembly chaperone, which produces MITLRAIGRLLDYPDRDLFDHYQDVIEALEQAAELDQPHLSGLVKFITDFCTRPLLDVQADYCELFDRGRATSLLLFEHVHGESRDRGQAMVDLLDQYRADGLELDSKELPDYLPLYLEYLGNGSTERARGGLQDIAPILALLAARLLQRESPYALLFDALLSLSHSGIRAEALESQVGKEARDDTPAALDAVWEEEQVRFLGEQGCASAQQSAHQRRFAGAVAPQYLDVAQATSRSTGH; this is translated from the coding sequence ATGATCACCTTACGCGCAATCGGTCGCCTGCTGGATTATCCGGATCGGGATCTGTTCGATCATTATCAGGATGTCATTGAGGCGCTGGAGCAGGCGGCGGAACTGGATCAGCCACACCTTTCAGGGCTGGTAAAGTTCATTACCGATTTCTGCACCCGTCCGTTGCTGGATGTGCAGGCGGACTACTGCGAGCTGTTCGATCGTGGCCGGGCTACCTCGCTGCTGCTGTTTGAACATGTGCACGGCGAGTCACGCGATCGCGGCCAGGCAATGGTTGATCTGCTGGACCAGTACCGGGCGGATGGCCTGGAGCTGGATTCAAAAGAGCTGCCGGATTATCTGCCGCTCTACCTGGAGTATCTGGGGAATGGTTCCACCGAACGTGCCCGCGGTGGGTTGCAGGATATTGCGCCGATTCTGGCCCTGCTGGCCGCGCGCTTACTCCAGCGCGAAAGCCCTTATGCGCTGTTATTTGACGCGTTGCTGTCGCTTTCCCACTCCGGTATCAGGGCAGAAGCCCTTGAGTCTCAGGTTGGGAAAGAAGCCCGCGATGATACCCCCGCCGCGCTGGATGCCGTCTGGGAAGAGGAGCAGGTCAGGTTCCTTGGTGAGCAGGGATGCGCCTCTGCACAGCAGTCTGCGCACCAGCGACGTTTTGCCGGGGCGGTAGCACCCCAGTATCTGGATGTGGCGCAGGCCACTTCACGATCCACAGGACATTAA
- a CDS encoding L-fuconate dehydratase: protein MTTITALRVEDIRFPTSLSLDGSDAMNPDPDYSAAYVILETDNPALSGHGLTFTIGRGNEICCAAIRALEHLVTGRELAAITADMGAFWRSFTSDSQLRWIGPDKGAIHLATGAVINAVWDLWSKAEGKPLWRLVAEMSPEELVRCVDFRYITDCITPEEALTLLRQQADNKEQRLQTLMKEGYPCYTTSAGWLGYPDDKLRRLCQEAVDAGFDYLKLKVGRDLEDDIRRVTIAREVIGPDRKLMIDANQVWETNEAIPWVNKLAFANPWFIEEPTSPDDIEGHRRIREGIAPVKVATGEMCQNRIMFKQFIMRGAIDVVQIDACRMGGVNEILAVMLMAAKYNLPVCPHAGGVGLCEYVQHLSMIDFLCIAGTHEGRVIEYVDHLHEHFVHPCVIKGAAYMPPEHAGFSIEMFPASIEQYRFRARDLEPA from the coding sequence ATGACCACGATTACGGCACTGCGCGTTGAAGATATCCGTTTCCCGACCTCTCTCTCGCTGGATGGATCGGACGCCATGAATCCGGACCCGGATTATTCAGCGGCTTATGTGATTTTAGAAACGGACAACCCGGCTCTTAGCGGACACGGGCTGACATTTACTATTGGCCGGGGGAATGAAATTTGTTGTGCAGCGATCCGCGCGCTTGAGCATCTGGTAACGGGGCGTGAACTGGCAGCCATTACTGCCGATATGGGCGCATTCTGGCGCTCCTTTACCAGCGACAGCCAGCTACGCTGGATTGGGCCGGATAAGGGCGCGATCCACCTGGCGACCGGGGCGGTGATCAACGCCGTGTGGGATCTGTGGAGTAAGGCAGAGGGGAAACCGCTGTGGCGACTGGTAGCGGAAATGTCGCCAGAGGAGCTGGTGCGCTGTGTGGATTTCCGCTACATCACCGACTGTATAACCCCGGAGGAGGCGCTGACTCTGCTTCGTCAGCAGGCGGATAACAAAGAGCAGCGTCTGCAAACGCTGATGAAAGAGGGCTATCCCTGCTACACCACTTCTGCGGGCTGGCTGGGCTATCCCGATGACAAACTTCGCCGCCTGTGTCAGGAAGCGGTGGATGCCGGGTTCGACTATCTGAAGCTGAAAGTAGGCCGGGATCTGGAAGATGATATTCGTCGGGTCACCATCGCGCGTGAAGTGATCGGCCCGGATCGTAAGCTGATGATTGATGCTAATCAGGTCTGGGAAACCAATGAGGCTATTCCCTGGGTCAATAAACTGGCCTTTGCTAATCCGTGGTTCATTGAAGAGCCCACCAGCCCGGATGACATCGAGGGCCACCGTCGTATCCGCGAGGGGATTGCCCCGGTCAAAGTCGCTACCGGAGAGATGTGCCAGAACCGCATTATGTTCAAACAGTTCATTATGCGGGGTGCCATCGATGTGGTGCAGATTGATGCCTGCCGCATGGGCGGCGTAAATGAAATCCTCGCCGTGATGCTGATGGCCGCGAAATACAATCTGCCAGTCTGCCCCCATGCGGGAGGAGTAGGGCTGTGTGAATACGTGCAGCATCTGTCGATGATTGATTTTCTCTGTATAGCCGGAACGCACGAGGGCCGGGTCATTGAATATGTGGACCATCTGCACGAACACTTTGTCCATCCCTGCGTGATCAAAGGAGCGGCCTATATGCCACCGGAGCACGCTGGTTTTTCCATCGAAATGTTCCCGGCTTCGATCGAACAGTACCGTTTTCGTGCCCGTGACCTGGAGCCAGCCTGA
- a CDS encoding SDR family oxidoreductase, with translation MDLEGKKVLITAAGQGIGLNTAQLFASAGAEVIATDINVANLQGISGVTARILDVTDAQAIHALAEEIGTLDVLFNCAGVVHSGDILSCTEQEWQFALDLNVTAMFHTIRAFLPAMLAQQKGSIINMSSVASSIKGVPNRFAYSASKAAVIGLTRSVAADYVAKGIRCNAICPGTVESPSLHQRIAEQALAEGRSVEEVYQAFVARQPIGRIGKTQEIAQLALYLASDASAYTTGTVQIIDGGWSN, from the coding sequence ATGGATCTTGAGGGTAAAAAAGTCCTGATCACCGCTGCAGGGCAGGGGATTGGGCTTAATACGGCCCAACTTTTTGCCAGCGCAGGGGCAGAAGTGATAGCGACCGATATCAATGTTGCAAATTTGCAGGGTATTTCCGGCGTAACGGCACGGATTCTGGATGTGACCGATGCGCAGGCGATCCACGCGCTGGCAGAAGAGATCGGCACCCTTGATGTGTTGTTCAACTGTGCAGGCGTGGTGCACAGCGGGGATATCCTGAGCTGCACTGAACAGGAGTGGCAATTTGCCCTGGATCTGAACGTCACGGCGATGTTCCACACCATCCGGGCTTTTCTTCCTGCCATGCTGGCGCAGCAAAAAGGGTCGATCATCAATATGTCTTCGGTCGCATCCAGCATTAAAGGGGTGCCCAACCGTTTTGCCTACAGCGCCTCCAAGGCGGCGGTGATTGGCCTGACCCGTTCCGTAGCGGCGGATTACGTCGCAAAAGGGATCCGCTGCAATGCTATCTGCCCTGGCACCGTTGAATCTCCCTCTTTGCATCAGCGCATCGCCGAACAGGCACTCGCTGAAGGGCGCAGCGTGGAAGAGGTTTATCAGGCTTTCGTGGCCCGCCAGCCGATCGGGCGCATTGGTAAAACTCAGGAGATCGCCCAGCTGGCGTTATACCTGGCTTCAGATGCCAGCGCCTACACCACAGGCACGGTACAGATTATTGATGGTGGCTGGAGCAACTGA
- the narI gene encoding respiratory nitrate reductase subunit gamma, with translation MHYLSQFFFDIYPYLAGAVFLIGSWLRYDYGQYSWRAGSSQMLDKKGMRLASNLFHIGIIGIFFGHIVGMLTPHWMYQAFLPIDVKQKLAMIAGGICGLLTLVGGALLLKRRLFNPRIRATSSFGDILIMTLLVVQVTLGLLTIPFSAQHLDGSEMMKLVAWAQAVVTFHGGASQHLEGVAPIFRLHMVLGMTLFLLFPFCRLVHIWSAPVEYLTRRYQLVRNRR, from the coding sequence ATGCACTATTTATCTCAGTTCTTTTTCGACATCTATCCCTATCTGGCGGGAGCCGTTTTCCTGATCGGTAGCTGGCTGCGTTACGACTACGGTCAGTACAGCTGGCGGGCAGGTTCAAGCCAGATGCTGGATAAAAAAGGGATGCGCCTGGCCTCGAATCTGTTCCATATCGGCATCATTGGCATCTTCTTCGGGCACATTGTGGGCATGCTGACGCCACACTGGATGTACCAAGCCTTCCTGCCGATTGATGTGAAACAGAAGCTGGCGATGATCGCCGGTGGAATTTGTGGCTTGCTGACGCTGGTGGGTGGGGCTTTGTTGTTAAAACGTCGCCTGTTTAATCCCCGCATCAGAGCCACCAGTAGCTTCGGCGATATTTTGATTATGACGCTGCTGGTGGTTCAGGTCACTCTGGGACTGCTGACCATCCCGTTCTCCGCCCAGCATCTGGACGGCAGCGAGATGATGAAGCTGGTGGCCTGGGCGCAGGCGGTGGTGACTTTCCACGGCGGTGCTTCTCAGCATCTTGAAGGCGTGGCACCAATATTTCGCCTGCATATGGTACTGGGCATGACGCTGTTCCTGCTGTTCCCGTTCTGCCGTCTGGTGCATATCTGGAGCGCGCCGGTGGAATATCTGACCCGCCGTTATCAGCTGGTGCGTAACCGCCGCTAG